ACAGCATCGGCAAAAGACAGGGAATTCCTCCATGCCATGGCCGTCGATGACGGACCAACAATGACCGCCGACCTGATCCGACGCACGGCTTCACGGCCAACCCTTGTTGCCAAATACAGGACCAGACTCCTGGACGCCGGGCTCGTTGAGTCAGCCGGGCACGGCAAACTCGACTTCGCCATTCCCGGCCTACGGCAATACCTGAGAAAGACCCCATCACGCTGAGCGCGGGTACTCGGCAAGACCTCAGCCAGGGCGTTGATGGCCGGCCCGCAGAGCGGTCGAGAACGTCTCACGACAACAGCCCCATGCCAGGCCGAAAAAGATCCGCCGCCGCGTGGTTTCCGTTCCACTGCGCGCGAGGCGGTCCTTTAGCCGAACTGCCACCGGGTGGCACGCGTGGAGTGACGAGGCAACCAACTGGCGTCCTTTTTAGGGAGCAGCTCATGATGGAGGCCGTCGCCGTTCTGGGTACCGGGATCATGGGCGCCGGAATGGCGCAGATCCTGATTAAGAACGGCTTCGCGGTGCGGGTCTGGAACCGCAGCAGCGCTCGGGCAGCGCCGCTGGCCGCGGCAGGATTTATGAGTGAAGGGCGGCCCGGGCGAAGGCTTTTCCGTGCGGCGTGATGTTGTTTGGTTCCAATCCACCGTGGTCGTTGAAGATGCCCAGGTTCTGGAGTACTTCCAGGGGCTCGGCGAGGAGCGCATGGAGGGTTCTCGGGTCGAGGTCTGCTCCGTCGGGGCTTCTCCAGCCGAGTGCGCTGAGTCCGAACGCAACGGCTTCAAGGTATTCGTCCCAGGCGGACCGTTCTCCTGCGGCGATCTCGAGGAGGAGCAGCAGGACCGCGTCGCGCCCGGAATCATGACGGTGCCGGTGCGCCAGGGCTCTGGCGACGAACATCCAGAGAGCGGTTGGATCATCAAGCAGCCGCTTGGCGGCAGAGGTAAGGAGGAGCCGGCCTTTTATTTTGCGGATGAGGCCCAGGCGTTGTGCGCTTTCGCGCAGCTGCAGCACGGGCAGGGTCTGCTCTTCGCGGTTGGCCTTGCCGATCCAGTTCTTGGCCCAGCCGAGTTCGGTCATTGCTTCGTGGACCACTGCTGGCGGCAGCCACCCGGCTGGAGTGAGCGAGAGTCCGTCCTGCCCGACGCGGCGGGCAAGCCAGAGGTAGGGGGCTGTCATTGCTTCGGCGATGTCCTCGTCCACCGACCCGGGCCCGTCGAGGCCCACGGAGTCCAGATAACAACGGAACTCGCGGCGCAGCCCGGGCGGCAACCGGTGAGTGAGTTCCTGGGTCAGTGACTCGGTCTCCGGACCCGGACCGTGTGCGGGAGCTTCGAACAGCAATGCCAGTTCATTGCAGAGTGCATCGATGTCCAGGTGTTCAGGGTCGAAGTCCTGCCATGGCCCGACCGTCCACGCAACCCACGCCTTTAGCTCATCGTGATCGTCGTGGCTGGGGTCAGCGAGGGTGTCGAGCAGATCGTGGTAGCCGCCGATCCCGCCGGAATCCTCCAACGGCGCCCGCCGCGCTCCGTCCAGCAGCCGCACCCTCGGGACGTTGGCTGGTTTGGGGATGCTGTCGATAAGTTCGAGGCGGTGGACCCAGGAGTCTCCGAAGTCATATTCGTAGAACAGGGGACCTGACTCGGAGGTGAGGACCTCGCCCAGGGTCCAGGCGGTCTCTGGCAGGTCACCGTCGTTGTCTTCCAGGAGGTCCTCGGACACCCAGCGCCGGGGTTCACGCACGTGCCCGTTAACGGCACGCAGGCGAACGTAGGGGTCGGTGTCGGTGAACGAGTGAAGGTGCGCGTCCCGCCAGCCCACGGCCGTCTGAAGGACGTCATGGATCCTCTCCAGCGTCAGGGACGAATCGATTTCAAGGACCCGCCAGATCAACGGCTCGCTGCCTTCGATCGAAACTCTAACCCGCAGCAACCTCGACCCGTTGCTGGCCTCCTCCGCACGTACCGTCACAGCACTATCCTGCCAGTCCAAGCACGGGGGAGCGGCCGGCCAGCTTTCCGGACGCCCTCCGGGTCGTGATGCCTCGCTCGCTTCCACCCGAAACGTGCTCAGCAATGTCAGGTTGGGTTCTAGGAGCCTGGTGATCTCTTGTCAGATAAGCAGAAAACCGATCCTATTCTGACGGCTTTAGGCCCAGTCTCCTGACGTCAGGTTGGGGTGTACTTCTACCTGGGCGCGAAGTCATCTGAATAAGGGCGGGTGCTCCGTGTCTCACAACCGACGAGCGGCCGCTTAGGGATGCCCGCACAGCGAATCGCACCTATCTTGGCGAGACGCCTCAAATCCCAAGAGTTACGCGACACCCAGGGCGCTTCGTCGGAGGACTTCGGCTGACAGTTTGCACCCGCCTTTGCCTTGATATACCCCTGGGGGGTATATTTGGGCTGTTGTCAGTGACATGGTATGTCCCGGCCGGCGCCCTGCGCCCGCCTCTTACAGCCGTCAATCCCAGCACCCATTGATGCTTCGTCAAGGAATGGAAACTGACGTGTTTGAATCTGAAAAACGCACAGAACTGCCCCTCGCCTCGTCCGCTGGAGGGTGCAGCTGCTGCTCATCCGAACCCTCCTCCTCACACGTTGGCACTGGCGACGTTGAATTCACTGTTGAAGGTCTAACCTGCGGGCACTGTGTCCAGACCTGTTGAAAAGGCGGTCTTGGCGCTCGACGGTGTCGAATCTGCCTCTGTTGAGCTCGTTCCCGGAGGCCGTTCCCGTTTGGTTGTTGTCAGCGGTCAAGCCGACAGCTTCGCTGTCGGGAGGCCGTCACTTCCGCCGGTTACTCCGTTATCAGCAACTGAGCCGGGCGTACGCCGCGCTTCCCCTGCAGCCAACCGCCCGGAATCGGGGTCTCCCCCTTGCTAGAGGACAGAGCGAGGCCGAGACAGGGATGCCGGGACATCTTTTCCGTGGCCGGTGGCGGGCACGCCGCGGGCACAGGCCTGCAACAACCCGACAAGCCACACCGGTAACGGCGACGGACGAGGTTCTGTCCGGGACAGTACCGCCAAGCGGTAAACGGGGTCCTTCTTGCCCTTCACGCCGCGGCAACTTGTCCCCGAACCTAATGCGTCGGCACCCCATGTGGGATGCGTGCGCAGACTCCAGACACTGCGGCCCCTCGCGGCCCACCAAATTTTTGAAGGAGATGTTGTGACAGAAAAAACAGGTCAGCGCCGCGGTTTGATACCGCTGCTGGTGATAGCCACCGCGCAGCTGATGCTGGTGCTGGACGACTCCATCGTGAACATTGCTTTGCCAAGCATCCAGCAGGAACTCGGGATCGACGCCGTGCATCTGCCCTGGATCGTGAACGCCTACATCCTCGCGTTCGGCGCCCTGCTGCTCCTGGGCGGAAGGATCGGCGACCTTTACGGGCGCCGGCGTGCCCTGCAAGTAGGCCTCGCTATCTTCGTGCTCGCGTCACTGGTCGGCGGTCTCGGCCTGAACAGTGGGGCGCTCATTGGCGCACGGGCCGTCCAGGGGATGGGGGCGGCTCTGGTCGCACCCAATGCCCTGGCCTTGATCGCCACAACCTTTGCCGAGCGCAAGACGCGGGACGCCGCCCTGGCACTGTACGGCGCGATGTCCGGTATCGGAATCGTGATCGGCCTGCTGCTCGGTGGCGTGTTGACCGGCGCCCTGGGCTGGCGGTGGGTATTCTTCATCAACATCCCCATCGGCATCCTGGTGCTGCTCGGTAGCCGCGCGCTTGTTGAAGCCGAGCCTCGCCCGGGCAGCCTTGACGTCAGGGGGGCAGTGCTGGGAACCGGCGGCATGGTTGCCCTGGTGTATGCCATCACCCGCTTTGGTGAGGATGGCTTCACAGACCCGATCGGGCTTGGGCTCATCGGCGCCGCACTGGTGCTGCTCGCAGCATTCATCGCCACGCAAGCCCGCAGCCGCACCCCGTTGGTCCCCCTGAGCTTGTTCCGTGACCGGACCCGCGCCGGCGCGTACGCGTCCATGCTGTTGCTGGCCGTCGGGCCCATGGGCACCTTTTATGTGATCACCCTTTACCTCCAGCAGGTACAGCACTACAGCCCCCTGCAGACCGGCGCGGGCTGGCTCCCTTTCGCTGCCGGGATAGTCGTCGGAGCCGGTGGCGCTCCCAAGCTGCTGACCAACGTGGCTCCGCGCGTTATCGCATCAGCGGGCGCTCTGCTCAGCGCGGCCGCGGCCTTCTGGTTCTCCTTCATCCAGGTAGACACGAGCTACTGGCTGCACCTTGCCCCGGCCATGTTCTCCCTCGCCCTCGGGTTCGGCCTCGGTGTTATTGCCCTGACCCAGGCCGCGGTCTACAACACGGCACCCCACGAGGCCGGCATTGCCTCCGCACTGCTCAACTCCGCGCAGCAAATCGGTGTAGCCCTGGGATTGGCGGTTCTGGCTGGCATCGCCGCAACCGTCACCGGGACGGTCGAACCCGGCGCAACAGCGGCCGCTCAACTGGTCGCCGGATACGGTAGTGCACTCGCCGTCGCCGCCGGCCTGCTCACAGCTGCCGCACTACTGGCCGCCACCACCTTGCCCGGCAAACCAACGGCACAAGCCGATGGCAAGTCCGCCGTGACTGCGGTCGACCAGCCGAGCCACTAGCTGCCGAGACGAAACGTCGGCATGCTCGCCCCCGATCAGGGCGGGCATGCCGATCATACGAGCCCAAGTTAATCGCGGTCCGGCTGTGACATATCCACAGGTAGCGGTTATGAGACGCCCGGACAAGTGCGTCTCCCCGGGAGGCAACGCGAACAGGTCGTAGCCTTACGTCCATGTCCATTAGTAAGTAACCATTAGTACTGGACGCCAAGCTCACAAATTTACGTTGAAGCTGTGTGTGCTTGGCCTATCGACCCGAAGGGTGGCCTTGGCAGCACACTGATTCATGCGGTGTGTATCGCCCGTTTGCGTGCGTAGGCGCGTGCGGCGCGGACTCGGTCGCCGCAGCGGGTTGAGCACCATTGGCGTCGTGCGTGGGTGCGGAGGAAGAACCGTTCGCACGAGTCTGCTTCGCAGGACGCGACCAGCGATGCTTGGTCCCCGCTTAGCAGCGAGGCCGCATCATCGGCGATGAGGGCCATGACGTGTTCGACGACCTGCGTCACGGGATGCTTGGCGCAACGGGTGAAACCCGCCGCCGGGTCGAACCGTAAAAGCAGCGCACCGGGGGAGCGGGTCAGCGCACTATTAACAGCATTCACGGCCGCTGCGGCGGGAACGTCGCCAGCGGTGTGCGCGGTGAAGAGATCGCGCAGGTCTGCGCGCAGGTCTGCGAGTCTGCCCCGGCAGTGCTCGTGCAGCACAGTGTCCGGTGCGATGAGATCGTGTGCTCTCAGCCAAGCCGCGGCGTCGTCAGGACCGTCCAATTCGTCGTGGCGTTTGCCTCCGGGCAGTTCGCTTGCGCTGTTAACCAGTGCGAGGCTTGGATGCTCTTCGGCGCCTGGTACGGCTGCTAACAGTGTCTCCGACATGATTCTCATGGTATCAGTTTCGTTTAACCGTGAGGCAACTGCTAGGCTCCAGTCACGCCAAAAACCATGTTTTTCCATGAGGAGTTTGTATGCACTTCGGTCGACCATCTGGCACGGCCCCGTTCAAGTTGTCTGTGCTTTCCGCGGGCGGCACCGGTGTCGGGATGACCGCTGGGGAGGGGCTCGCGGGCACGATCTCGCTTGCGCGGACTGCGGACCGGCGTGGTTATCACCGGTTCTGGATGTCTGAGCATCATGGGATGGGGGCGACCTCGGTGTCTTCACCTTCGTTGATGGTCGCCCGCCTCACCGCTGAGACGGCGCGCATCCGCCTTGGCGCCGGAGGGGTGATGCTGCCTAACCACTCCCCGTTGCTGATCGCCGAGCAGTTCGGGATGCTGGAGGCTCTCGCTCCGGGCCGGATCGATCTCGGGCTGGGACGCGCCCCCGGCACTGATGCGGCGACTGCAGCGGCGTTGCGCCAGGGCGCGGATGCCAACGACGGATTCCCGCAGCAGGTGCTCGAATTGCTCGGGTTCCTGGGCGACCAATTCCCCTCCGGACACCCGTACCGGCACGTCCACGCGGTGCCCGGCCCCTGGCAGGCAAAGGAGAACCGGGTGCCGGCGGCCTCGACCGTCCCGGACGTGTGGGTGCTGGGCTCCTCTCCGTACTCAGCACAATTGGCCGGGCACCTCGGCCGACCGTATGCATTCGCCTTGCAGTTCGGCGACGCCGACATCGACACGGCCCTACGTGTCTACCGTGAGAACTTCCAGCCCTCCGACGTGCTCGCTAAGCCCCACACCCTCGTCAGCGTACCCGCGGCGATCAGCGACGACCCAGCGGAGGCCAAAAGGCAGGCGGCAACGTCGGCAATGGCGATGCTGCGCATGTTCAAAAGCGAAGGCTACCTGCTCCTGCCCCCGGACGAGGTTGAGGCCTACCAAGCAACGATGCAGGAGCGGCAGATCCTCGACGCCTACACCAACCGCAGTTTCCACGGCACCGCCGCTACTGTCGCCGACCGTCTCGAAGCCCTGCACGAGCGGACCGGTGTCGATGAGGTGATGCTCGTCGTCGGCGGCCACTCGGCAACCCTGGACCAGCGCGGAATCACCCTGATCGCCGATCACTACGCACTGCCGTGCCTGGAGGCACCGCTTTCGGCCGCGTAGCAGGAGCACCATGCCAACACTCCACACGTTCACAATCAACCCCCTTTGAAGGAGAACACCATGACCGCGCCGCGCAGAGCCCTGATCGTCATCGACGCCCAACAGGAATACTTCGACGGACTGCTCCCGATTCAATACCCAGCCCGCGATGAATCCATCGCCAGCATCCAGACCGCGATCAACACGGCCCAGCAGGCCGGAACGCCGGTGGTGCTCGTCCAGCACGAACTCCCGGCAGAAGCCCCGGTTTTCGCTTCCGGGTCGGCGACCTGGCAGAACCACCCCGAAGTAGCCGCCCACGAGAACGTAGCAGCCAAGCGCATCAAGAAGCAGTTCTCCAGCATCTTCGCGGACACCGGCCTCGAAGCCTGGCTGGGTGAACAAGGCATCGACACCATCACCCTGGTTGGGTACATGACAAACAACTGCGTGATCGCCTCCGCCGCGGCCGCCGAACCCCTTGGCTTCGCTGTCGAAGTCCTCTCAGACGCGACCGGAGCAATCGATCTCTCCAACGATGCCGGCACCGCTGCAGCACGCCAGGTCCACGAGATCCTCATGGCGCTGTTGCACTCCAACTGGG
The Arthrobacter sp. OAP107 DNA segment above includes these coding regions:
- a CDS encoding cysteine hydrolase family protein, translating into MTAPRRALIVIDAQQEYFDGLLPIQYPARDESIASIQTAINTAQQAGTPVVLVQHELPAEAPVFASGSATWQNHPEVAAHENVAAKRIKKQFSSIFADTGLEAWLGEQGIDTITLVGYMTNNCVIASAAAAEPLGFAVEVLSDATGAIDLSNDAGTAAARQVHEILMALLHSNWAAVTDTATWATALRTSAPLTKSDLITSAAQSRSTRQETQVSPR
- a CDS encoding plasmid pRiA4b ORF-3 family protein, whose protein sequence is MTVRAEEASNGSRLLRVRVSIEGSEPLIWRVLEIDSSLTLERIHDVLQTAVGWRDAHLHSFTDTDPYVRLRAVNGHVREPRRWVSEDLLEDNDGDLPETAWTLGEVLTSESGPLFYEYDFGDSWVHRLELIDSIPKPANVPRVRLLDGARRAPLEDSGGIGGYHDLLDTLADPSHDDHDELKAWVAWTVGPWQDFDPEHLDIDALCNELALLFEAPAHGPGPETESLTQELTHRLPPGLRREFRCYLDSVGLDGPGSVDEDIAEAMTAPYLWLARRVGQDGLSLTPAGWLPPAVVHEAMTELGWAKNWIGKANREEQTLPVLQLRESAQRLGLIRKIKGRLLLTSAAKRLLDDPTALWMFVARALAHRHRHDSGRDAVLLLLLEIAAGERSAWDEYLEAVAFGLSALGWRSPDGADLDPRTLHALLAEPLEVLQNLGIFNDHGGLEPNNITPHGKAFARAALHS
- a CDS encoding NAD(P)-binding domain-containing protein: MEAVAVLGTGIMGAGMAQILIKNGFAVRVWNRSSARAAPLAAAGFMSEGRPGRRLFRAA
- a CDS encoding MFS transporter yields the protein MTEKTGQRRGLIPLLVIATAQLMLVLDDSIVNIALPSIQQELGIDAVHLPWIVNAYILAFGALLLLGGRIGDLYGRRRALQVGLAIFVLASLVGGLGLNSGALIGARAVQGMGAALVAPNALALIATTFAERKTRDAALALYGAMSGIGIVIGLLLGGVLTGALGWRWVFFINIPIGILVLLGSRALVEAEPRPGSLDVRGAVLGTGGMVALVYAITRFGEDGFTDPIGLGLIGAALVLLAAFIATQARSRTPLVPLSLFRDRTRAGAYASMLLLAVGPMGTFYVITLYLQQVQHYSPLQTGAGWLPFAAGIVVGAGGAPKLLTNVAPRVIASAGALLSAAAAFWFSFIQVDTSYWLHLAPAMFSLALGFGLGVIALTQAAVYNTAPHEAGIASALLNSAQQIGVALGLAVLAGIAATVTGTVEPGATAAAQLVAGYGSALAVAAGLLTAAALLAATTLPGKPTAQADGKSAVTAVDQPSH
- a CDS encoding LLM class flavin-dependent oxidoreductase, whose translation is MHFGRPSGTAPFKLSVLSAGGTGVGMTAGEGLAGTISLARTADRRGYHRFWMSEHHGMGATSVSSPSLMVARLTAETARIRLGAGGVMLPNHSPLLIAEQFGMLEALAPGRIDLGLGRAPGTDAATAAALRQGADANDGFPQQVLELLGFLGDQFPSGHPYRHVHAVPGPWQAKENRVPAASTVPDVWVLGSSPYSAQLAGHLGRPYAFALQFGDADIDTALRVYRENFQPSDVLAKPHTLVSVPAAISDDPAEAKRQAATSAMAMLRMFKSEGYLLLPPDEVEAYQATMQERQILDAYTNRSFHGTAATVADRLEALHERTGVDEVMLVVGGHSATLDQRGITLIADHYALPCLEAPLSAA
- a CDS encoding ABATE domain-containing protein, which codes for MSETLLAAVPGAEEHPSLALVNSASELPGGKRHDELDGPDDAAAWLRAHDLIAPDTVLHEHCRGRLADLRADLRDLFTAHTAGDVPAAAAVNAVNSALTRSPGALLLRFDPAAGFTRCAKHPVTQVVEHVMALIADDAASLLSGDQASLVASCEADSCERFFLRTHARRQWCSTRCGDRVRAARAYARKRAIHTA